From a single Parambassis ranga chromosome 2, fParRan2.1, whole genome shotgun sequence genomic region:
- the nid2a gene encoding nidogen-2 isoform X2 translates to MERGAMLAVCVLCWSCSVCVVTAIQRADMFPYGTLSGDLILAEGDDETSKVLSLPKPLYFYDTHFSQLYVATNGIISAQDLPMEKQYVDDGFPTDFPVVAPFLADIDTSEGRGHIYYRVTETPSVLNRVAQEVHRGFPDAKFTPTHAVVATWENVAAYEEQTRISGPSNKVNTFQAVIGYDESDSYVLFLYPEGGLNFFGTRPKESYNVEIELPARVGFSRGEISYLIFSRTEGPYYSVTSNEQSVKNLYQVGNTGIPGVWLFHTGNRYSFDNIVPASTGGLLATPLTDTTTPEYVEFGEYPDSAFDPETQEEDDDFPLTGGDPEFQPPPAAGGDHSDSQQPEPPSAPAEDSDRQTSYSNENVPLPPEPRYGSEAAERQYAPPYPPQTVPEGRNQPPQLPLEVVDVYPPQRSQPPLSPGGHVVSVDEDDVDFNTEVIRYTTENKETCARFQQQCSQNAFCSDYATGFCCHCRPGFYGNGRHCLPDGAPQRVSGKVSGTVTVGSTPVELNSIDLHAYIVVGDGRAYTAISEVPEPVGWALMPAAPIGELFGWLFALELPNSQAGFKITGAEFTRHADVLFYPGGQRLSITQTGRGLDDHNLLTVDTVISGSMPFLPPGAEVTIDPFKETYQYYPSVVTSTSVREYSVVSAERGSESFSFQLKQNITYRDCRHDNRAAATETLQVTMERVFVMYVKEERILRYAITNKISPVGVETSGPELVNPCYAGNHDCDTTAQCIPLEGQAFQCQCATGYRGDGRNCYDINECDEGLSTCGDHAQCVNLPGSHRCQCQSGYEFDYDGRSCVDVDECSTSPCHINARCINELGSFKCQCQPGFYGDGFYCSHHEGHTVHPKSQCEQHRDSLQSGADRDGRPSLGAFVPQCDSDGQYRALQCHGSTGHCWCVDSRGQERAGTRTPPGTTPTDCGRPNEPQHPKTHCEHHRDSVQTSSPEGYPVVGAYVPQCDANGQYILLQCHGSTGHCWCVDSTGQERPGTRTLPGAPPKDCDKSDEPQRPKTHCEQHRDSVQTTSPEGYPIPGVFVPQCDTEGQYTTQQCHGSIGYCWCVDRTGQERPGTRTLPGTPRVDCNRPDEPQRPKTHCEHRRDSVQTTSPEGHPVVGAYVPQCDENGHYILLQCHSSSGHCWCVDSTGQERPGTRTPPGTPPRDCDRPEEPGHPKTHCEQHRDSIQTTTPEGYTIEGVFVPQCDANGQYASQQCHGSTGHCWCVDRTGQERPGTRTPPGTPPRDCDRPEEPGHPKTHCEQHRDSIQTTTPEGYTIEGVFVPQCDANGQYASQQCHGSTGHCWCVDRTGQERPGTRTPPGTSPVDCDRPDEPQRPKTHCEHHRDSVQTTSPEGYPIVGAYVPQCDAEGQYSSQQCHGSTGHCWCVDRTGQERAGTRTGPGTPSVDCDKPDEPQRPKTHCEHHRDSVQTTSPEGYPIVGAYVPQCDAEGQYSSQQCHGSTGQCWCVDRSGQERTGTRTGPGSPRVDCNRPVPVLPTHRPESVCERWRASLIEHYGGKPEPQQYVPQCEPDGHFSPVQCYGETTYCWCVDQDGREVPGTRSNDVVKPACIGTVAPPTIRPLPRPDVTPPTNSDIILLYAQGQKIGALPLNGTRLEGSRSKTLLTLHGSIVVGIAYDCKENHVYWTDLSARTINRASMSPGAEPELLINTNLVSPEGLAVDAKRRQMFWVDSNQDLIETANLDGSGRRTLFDTDLVNPRAIIVVSSTGTLYWSDWNREAPKIESSSVDGQNRRVVVSDGIGLPNALTYDSSSGQICWADAGTKRLECVSPDGSGRRVIHPTLNYPFSMVYYRNHFYYTDWRRDGVITVSKDSSQITDEYLPDQRSHLYGIAIASTHCLPGSH, encoded by the exons ATGGAGCGAGGGGCGATGTTGGccgtgtgtgtgctgtgctggagctgcagcgtgtgtgtggtAACAGCCATCCAGAGGGCTGACATGTTTCCTTATGGCACGTTAAGTGGAGATTTAATTCTGGCTGAGGGCGACGATGAGACGTCCAAAGTGCTGTCCCTGCCCAAACCCTTATACTTCTACGACACCCACTTCTCCCAGCTGTAT GTGGCCACCAACGGCATCATATCGGCACAGGACTTGCCGATGGAAAAGCAATATGTGGATGATGGCTTCCCCACAGATTTCCCCGTGGTGGCTCCGTTCCTGGCTGACATAGACACCAGCGAAGGACGAGGACATATTTATTACCGGGTGACCGAAACTCCCAGCGTGCTCAACAGAGTGGCCCAG GAAGTACACCGTGGTTTCCCAGACGCAAAGTTCACACCCACACACGCTGTAGTGGCAACATGGGAGAACGTCGCAGCCTATGAGGAACAAACTCGAATCTCTGGTCCTTCAAACAAG GTCAACACATTCCAGGCAGTGATCGGTTATGATGAGTCAGACTCCTACGTTCTCTTCCTGTACCCTGAAGGCGGTCTGAACTTCTTTGGGACGCGCCCCAAG GAGTCATATAATGTTGAGATAGAGCTTCCTGCCAGAGTCGGATTCAGCAGAGGAGAAATTTCATATTTAATCTTCTCCCGCACAGAAGGACCATACTACAGTGTTACCTCCAATGAACAGAGTGTCAAAAATCTTTACCA GGTTGGTAACACTGGAATCCCTGGCGTCTGGCTTTTCCACACTGGAAACCGTTACTCTTTTGACAACATTGTTCCTGCATCCACTGGCGGTCTCCTCGCTACTCCGCTTACT GACACCACCACCCCTGAGTACGTGGAGTTTGGAGAGTACCCTGACAGTGCTTTTGACCCCGAGACacaggaagaagatgatgatttCCCTCTGACAGGCGGGGATCCTGAATTCCAGCCACCCCCTGCAGCCGGTGGCGACCACTCAGATTCCCAACAGCCGGAACCTCCTTCTGCTCCTGCAGAGGATTCTGATCGTCAGACGTCGTACAGCAATGAAAACGTGCCGCTGCCCCCTGAGCCTCGGTATGgttcagaggcagcagagaggcagTACGCCCCCCCTTATCCTCCACAGACAGTCCCAGAGGGGCGCAATCAGCCACCACAG CTTCCCCTGGAGGTGGTGGACGTGTACCCCCCTCAGAGGAGCCAGCCGCCTCTGTCCCCTGGAGGTCACGTAGTCAGCGTGGATGAAGACGATGTTGACTTTAACACAGAAG TGATTCGATACACCACTGAGAATAAAGAAACATGTGCCCG ATTCCAGCAGCAGTGCTCCCAGAATGCATTTTGCTCCGACTATGCCACGGGCTTCTGCTGTCACTGCCGGCCTGGATTCTATGGAAATGGACGCCACTGCCTTCCTGATG GTGCTCCGCAGCGCGTCAGCGGTAAGGTGAGCGGCACTGTGACGGTGGGGTCGACTCCAGTGGAGCTGAACAGCATCGATCTTCACGCTTACATCGTGGTGGGAGATGGGAGAGCATACACTGCCATCAGCGAG GTACCTGAGCCGGTGGGCTGGGCTCTGATGCCAGCGGCTCCAATAGGAGAGCTGTTTGGGTGGCTGTTTGCTCTGGAGCTTCCCAACAGCCAGGCAGGCTTCAAAATCACAG GTGCCGAGTTCACTCGTCATGCAGATGTGCTGTTTTACCCTGGCGGCCAGCGCTTGTCAATCACTCAGACGGGCCGGGGACTTGACGACCACAACCTCCTCACCGTGGATACCGTAATCAGCGGCAGCATGCCCTTCCTGCCACCTGGAGCCGAAGTTACCATTGATCCCTTCAAGGAGACGTACCAGTACTACCCCTCTG TCgtcacctccacctctgtcAGGGAGTATTCCGTCGTTTCAGCGGAACGAGGCTCAGAGTCCTTCTCCTTCCAGCTGAAGCAAAACATCACCTACCGCGACTGTCGACATGACAACCGTGCTGCTGCCACAGAGACGTTGCAGGTCACCATGGAGAGGGTGTTTGTGATGTACGTGAAGGAGGAGCGGATCCTGAGATACGCCATCACCAACAAGATCAGCCCGGTCGGAG TTGAGACTTCAGGACCTGAGCTGGTGAACCCCTGCTACGCTGGAAACCATGACTGTGACACGACGGCCCAGTGTATCCCACTGGAGGGCCAGGCCTTCCAGTGCCAGTGTGCTACTGGTTACAGAGGAGACGGTCGCAACTGTTACG ACATAAACGAGTGCGACGAGGGTTTAAGCACATGTGGTGATCATGCTCAGTGTGTGAACCTGCCGGGAAGCCACCGCTGCCAGTGCCAGAGTGGATATGAGTTTGACTACGACGGGCGCTCCTGCGTTG ATGTAGACGAGTGCAGCACCTCTCCGTGCCACATTAATGCCAGATGCATCAATGAACTCGGATCCTTCAAGTGTCAGTGCCAGCCTGGTTTCTATGGTGACGGTTTCTACTGTTCGCACCATGAAG GACACACAGTTCATCCAAAGAGCCAGTGcgagcagcacagagacagtcTGCAGAGTGGAGCGGACCGTGATGGGCGCCCAAGTCTCGGAGCCTTCGTTCCCCAGTGTGACTCTGATGGACAGTATCGAGCGCTGCAG TGCCACGGATCTACTGGACATTGTTGGTGCGTGGACAGCAGAGGCCAGGAGAGAGCGGGAACCAGGACTCCACCTGGAACAACACCCACAGACTGTGGCAGACCCA ATGAACCTCAGCAtcctaaaactcactgtgagCACCACAGAGACAGCGTTCAGACCTCCAGCCCCGAGGGATACCCTGTAGTTGGAGCCTATGTGCCTCAGTGTGATGCTAATGGACAGTACATACTGCTGCAG tGTCACGGCTCCACTGGACATTGTTGGTGTGTGGACAGCACTGGACAAGAGAGACCAGGAACCAGGACCCTGCCTGGTGCTCCACCCAAAGACTGTGACAAGTCAG atGAGCCACAGCGTCCTAAGACTCACTGcgagcagcacagagacagtgTTCAGACCACTAGTCCAGAGGGATACCCCATACCAGGAGTGTTTGTGCCCCAGTGTGACACAGAAGGACAGTACACAACTCAGCAG TGCCATGGCTCCATTGGCTATTGTTGGTGTGTGGACAGGACTGGACAGGAAAGACCAGGAACCAGGACTCTACCTGGAACACCACGTGTGGACTGTAACAGACCAG ATGAACCTCAGCGtcctaaaactcactgtgagCACCGCAGAGACAGCGTTCAGACCACCAGCCCAGAGGGACACCCTGTAGTTGGAGCCTATGTGCCTCAGTGTGATGAAAATGGACATTACATACTGCTGCAG TGCCACAGTTCCAGCGGACATTGCTGGTGTGTAGACAGCACCGGGCAGGAAAGGCCAGGAACCAGGACTCCACCTGGAACACCACCCAGAGATTGTGATAGACCAG AGGAACCAGGGCATCCAAAAActcactgtgagcagcacagagacagcatTCAGACCACCACTCCAGAGGGATACACCATAGAAGGAGTGTTTGTGCCTCAGTGTGATGCAAACGGACAGTACGCATCTCAACAG TGTCACGGCTCCACTGGTCACTGTTGGTGTGTGGACAGAACCGGGCAGGAGAGACCAGGAACCAGGACTCCACCTGGAACACCACCCAGAGATTGTGATAGACCAG AGGAACCAGGGCATCCAAAAACTCACTGcgagcagcacagagacagcatTCAGACCACCACTCCAGAGGGATACACCATAGAAGGAGTGTTTGTGCCTCAGTGTGATGCAAACGGACAGTACGCATCTCAACAG TGTCACGGCTCCACTGGTCACTGTTGGTGTGTGGACAGAACCGGGCAGGAGAGACCAGGAACCAGGACTCCACCTGGGACTTCACCTGTGGACTGTGACAGACCAG ATGAACCTCAGCGtcctaaaactcactgtgagCACCACAGAGACAGTGTTCAGACCACCAGCCCAGAGGGATACCCCATAGTCGGGGCTTATGTGCCTCAGTGTGATGCTGAAGGACAGTACTCCTCTCAGCAG TGTCATGGATCCACTGGACACTGTTGGTGTGTGGACAGGACTGGACAGGAGAGAGCAGGAACCAGGACTGGACCTGGAACTCCTTCTGTGGACTGTGACAAACCAG ATGAACCTCAACGtcctaaaactcactgtgagCACCACAGAGACAGTGTTCAGACCACCAGCCCAGAGGGATACCCCATAGTCGGAGCTTACGTGCCTCAGTGTGATGCTGAAGGACAGTACTCCTCTCAGCAG TGTCATGGCTCCACTGGACAATGTTGGTGTGTGGACAGGAGTGGACAGGAGAGAACGGGAACCAGGACTGGACCTGGATCTCCTCGCGTGGACTGTAACAGACCAG TCCCGGTGCTGCCTACTCATCGCCCTGAGAGTGTGTGCGAGCGATGGAGGGCCAGTTTGATCGAGCACTACGGCGGCAAACCAGAACCTCAGCAATACGTGCCTCAGTGTGAACCAGACGGACACTTCAG TCCAGTCCAGTGTTACGGTGAGACCACTTATTGTTGGTGTGTGGACCAGGATGGACGGGAGGTTCCTGGGACCCGGTCCAATGATGTGGTCAAACCTGCTT GCATCGGTACAGTGGCTCCCCCCACCATACGTCCACTGCCGCGCCCAGACGTGACGCCTCCCACAAACTCTGACATCATACTACTGTACGCTCAGGGGCAGAAAATAGGAGCGCTGCCTCTCAACGGGACCAGACTGGAAGGATCCCGTTCCAAAACACTCCTGACACTACAC GGTTCGATAGTCGTTGGTATCGCCTATGACTGCAAAGAAAACCACGTCTATTGGACAGATTTGTCTGCAAGGACAATCAACAGAGCATCGATGTCCCCTGGAGCTGAGCCCGAGTTACTCATTAACACAA ACCTGGTCAGTCCGGAGGGTTTGGCAGTGGACGCCAAACGCAGGCAAATGTTCTGGGTCGACTCAAACCAGGATCTGATAGAAACCGCCAACCTAGATGGCAGCGGGAGACGGACCCTGTTTGACACAGACCTGGTGAACCCCCGGGCCATCATAGTGGTCTCTTCCACTGG CACTCTGTACTGGTCAGATTGGAACCGAGAGGCTCCTAAAATCGAGAGTTCGTCTGTGGATGGTCAGAACCGCAGAGTGGTGGTGTCTGATGGTATCGGATTGCCAAATGCATTGACGTACGACTCTTCCTCTGGACAAATCTGCTGGGCTGATGCAG gcaCAAAGCGTTTAGAGTGTGTGTCACCAGACGGCTCAGGTCGCAGAGTGATCCACCCCACCCTCAACTACCCATTCAGCATGGTCTACTACAGGAACCACTTCTACTACACTGACTGGAGGAG GGACGGAGTGATAACTGTGAGCAAAGACAGCAGTCAGATCACTGATGAATACCTGCCAGACCAGCGCTCTCACTTGTACGGCATCGCCATAGCATCCACCCACTGTCTACCAG gGAGCCACTAA
- the nid2a gene encoding nidogen-2 isoform X7, with protein sequence MERGAMLAVCVLCWSCSVCVVTAIQRADMFPYGTLSGDLILAEGDDETSKVLSLPKPLYFYDTHFSQLYVATNGIISAQDLPMEKQYVDDGFPTDFPVVAPFLADIDTSEGRGHIYYRVTETPSVLNRVAQEVHRGFPDAKFTPTHAVVATWENVAAYEEQTRISGPSNKVNTFQAVIGYDESDSYVLFLYPEGGLNFFGTRPKESYNVEIELPARVGFSRGEISYLIFSRTEGPYYSVTSNEQSVKNLYQVGNTGIPGVWLFHTGNRYSFDNIVPASTGGLLATPLTVGHSLSLDTTTPEYVEFGEYPDSAFDPETQEEDDDFPLTGGDPEFQPPPAAGGDHSDSQQPEPPSAPAEDSDRQTSYSNENVPLPPEPRYGSEAAERQYAPPYPPQTVPEGRNQPPQLPLEVVDVYPPQRSQPPLSPGGHVVSVDEDDVDFNTEVIRYTTENKETCARFQQQCSQNAFCSDYATGFCCHCRPGFYGNGRHCLPDGAPQRVSGKVSGTVTVGSTPVELNSIDLHAYIVVGDGRAYTAISEVPEPVGWALMPAAPIGELFGWLFALELPNSQAGFKITGAEFTRHADVLFYPGGQRLSITQTGRGLDDHNLLTVDTVISGSMPFLPPGAEVTIDPFKETYQYYPSVVTSTSVREYSVVSAERGSESFSFQLKQNITYRDCRHDNRAAATETLQVTMERVFVMYVKEERILRYAITNKISPVGVETSGPELVNPCYAGNHDCDTTAQCIPLEGQAFQCQCATGYRGDGRNCYDINECDEGLSTCGDHAQCVNLPGSHRCQCQSGYEFDYDGRSCVDVDECSTSPCHINARCINELGSFKCQCQPGFYGDGFYCSHHEGHTVHPKSQCEQHRDSLQSGADRDGRPSLGAFVPQCDSDGQYRALQCHGSTGHCWCVDSRGQERAGTRTPPGTTPTDCGRPNEPQHPKTHCEHHRDSVQTSSPEGYPVVGAYVPQCDANGQYILLQCHGSTGHCWCVDSTGQERPGTRTLPGAPPKDCDKSDEPQRPKTHCEQHRDSVQTTSPEGYPIPGVFVPQCDTEGQYTTQQCHGSIGYCWCVDRTGQERPGTRTLPGTPRVDCNRPVPVLPTHRPESVCERWRASLIEHYGGKPEPQQYVPQCEPDGHFSPVQCYGETTYCWCVDQDGREVPGTRSNDVVKPACIGTVAPPTIRPLPRPDVTPPTNSDIILLYAQGQKIGALPLNGTRLEGSRSKTLLTLHGSIVVGIAYDCKENHVYWTDLSARTINRASMSPGAEPELLINTNLVSPEGLAVDAKRRQMFWVDSNQDLIETANLDGSGRRTLFDTDLVNPRAIIVVSSTGTLYWSDWNREAPKIESSSVDGQNRRVVVSDGIGLPNALTYDSSSGQICWADAGTKRLECVSPDGSGRRVIHPTLNYPFSMVYYRNHFYYTDWRRDGVITVSKDSSQITDEYLPDQRSHLYGIAIASTHCLPGSH encoded by the exons ATGGAGCGAGGGGCGATGTTGGccgtgtgtgtgctgtgctggagctgcagcgtgtgtgtggtAACAGCCATCCAGAGGGCTGACATGTTTCCTTATGGCACGTTAAGTGGAGATTTAATTCTGGCTGAGGGCGACGATGAGACGTCCAAAGTGCTGTCCCTGCCCAAACCCTTATACTTCTACGACACCCACTTCTCCCAGCTGTAT GTGGCCACCAACGGCATCATATCGGCACAGGACTTGCCGATGGAAAAGCAATATGTGGATGATGGCTTCCCCACAGATTTCCCCGTGGTGGCTCCGTTCCTGGCTGACATAGACACCAGCGAAGGACGAGGACATATTTATTACCGGGTGACCGAAACTCCCAGCGTGCTCAACAGAGTGGCCCAG GAAGTACACCGTGGTTTCCCAGACGCAAAGTTCACACCCACACACGCTGTAGTGGCAACATGGGAGAACGTCGCAGCCTATGAGGAACAAACTCGAATCTCTGGTCCTTCAAACAAG GTCAACACATTCCAGGCAGTGATCGGTTATGATGAGTCAGACTCCTACGTTCTCTTCCTGTACCCTGAAGGCGGTCTGAACTTCTTTGGGACGCGCCCCAAG GAGTCATATAATGTTGAGATAGAGCTTCCTGCCAGAGTCGGATTCAGCAGAGGAGAAATTTCATATTTAATCTTCTCCCGCACAGAAGGACCATACTACAGTGTTACCTCCAATGAACAGAGTGTCAAAAATCTTTACCA GGTTGGTAACACTGGAATCCCTGGCGTCTGGCTTTTCCACACTGGAAACCGTTACTCTTTTGACAACATTGTTCCTGCATCCACTGGCGGTCTCCTCGCTACTCCGCTTACTGTAGGACATAGCCTCTCTTTG GACACCACCACCCCTGAGTACGTGGAGTTTGGAGAGTACCCTGACAGTGCTTTTGACCCCGAGACacaggaagaagatgatgatttCCCTCTGACAGGCGGGGATCCTGAATTCCAGCCACCCCCTGCAGCCGGTGGCGACCACTCAGATTCCCAACAGCCGGAACCTCCTTCTGCTCCTGCAGAGGATTCTGATCGTCAGACGTCGTACAGCAATGAAAACGTGCCGCTGCCCCCTGAGCCTCGGTATGgttcagaggcagcagagaggcagTACGCCCCCCCTTATCCTCCACAGACAGTCCCAGAGGGGCGCAATCAGCCACCACAG CTTCCCCTGGAGGTGGTGGACGTGTACCCCCCTCAGAGGAGCCAGCCGCCTCTGTCCCCTGGAGGTCACGTAGTCAGCGTGGATGAAGACGATGTTGACTTTAACACAGAAG TGATTCGATACACCACTGAGAATAAAGAAACATGTGCCCG ATTCCAGCAGCAGTGCTCCCAGAATGCATTTTGCTCCGACTATGCCACGGGCTTCTGCTGTCACTGCCGGCCTGGATTCTATGGAAATGGACGCCACTGCCTTCCTGATG GTGCTCCGCAGCGCGTCAGCGGTAAGGTGAGCGGCACTGTGACGGTGGGGTCGACTCCAGTGGAGCTGAACAGCATCGATCTTCACGCTTACATCGTGGTGGGAGATGGGAGAGCATACACTGCCATCAGCGAG GTACCTGAGCCGGTGGGCTGGGCTCTGATGCCAGCGGCTCCAATAGGAGAGCTGTTTGGGTGGCTGTTTGCTCTGGAGCTTCCCAACAGCCAGGCAGGCTTCAAAATCACAG GTGCCGAGTTCACTCGTCATGCAGATGTGCTGTTTTACCCTGGCGGCCAGCGCTTGTCAATCACTCAGACGGGCCGGGGACTTGACGACCACAACCTCCTCACCGTGGATACCGTAATCAGCGGCAGCATGCCCTTCCTGCCACCTGGAGCCGAAGTTACCATTGATCCCTTCAAGGAGACGTACCAGTACTACCCCTCTG TCgtcacctccacctctgtcAGGGAGTATTCCGTCGTTTCAGCGGAACGAGGCTCAGAGTCCTTCTCCTTCCAGCTGAAGCAAAACATCACCTACCGCGACTGTCGACATGACAACCGTGCTGCTGCCACAGAGACGTTGCAGGTCACCATGGAGAGGGTGTTTGTGATGTACGTGAAGGAGGAGCGGATCCTGAGATACGCCATCACCAACAAGATCAGCCCGGTCGGAG TTGAGACTTCAGGACCTGAGCTGGTGAACCCCTGCTACGCTGGAAACCATGACTGTGACACGACGGCCCAGTGTATCCCACTGGAGGGCCAGGCCTTCCAGTGCCAGTGTGCTACTGGTTACAGAGGAGACGGTCGCAACTGTTACG ACATAAACGAGTGCGACGAGGGTTTAAGCACATGTGGTGATCATGCTCAGTGTGTGAACCTGCCGGGAAGCCACCGCTGCCAGTGCCAGAGTGGATATGAGTTTGACTACGACGGGCGCTCCTGCGTTG ATGTAGACGAGTGCAGCACCTCTCCGTGCCACATTAATGCCAGATGCATCAATGAACTCGGATCCTTCAAGTGTCAGTGCCAGCCTGGTTTCTATGGTGACGGTTTCTACTGTTCGCACCATGAAG GACACACAGTTCATCCAAAGAGCCAGTGcgagcagcacagagacagtcTGCAGAGTGGAGCGGACCGTGATGGGCGCCCAAGTCTCGGAGCCTTCGTTCCCCAGTGTGACTCTGATGGACAGTATCGAGCGCTGCAG TGCCACGGATCTACTGGACATTGTTGGTGCGTGGACAGCAGAGGCCAGGAGAGAGCGGGAACCAGGACTCCACCTGGAACAACACCCACAGACTGTGGCAGACCCA ATGAACCTCAGCAtcctaaaactcactgtgagCACCACAGAGACAGCGTTCAGACCTCCAGCCCCGAGGGATACCCTGTAGTTGGAGCCTATGTGCCTCAGTGTGATGCTAATGGACAGTACATACTGCTGCAG tGTCACGGCTCCACTGGACATTGTTGGTGTGTGGACAGCACTGGACAAGAGAGACCAGGAACCAGGACCCTGCCTGGTGCTCCACCCAAAGACTGTGACAAGTCAG atGAGCCACAGCGTCCTAAGACTCACTGcgagcagcacagagacagtgTTCAGACCACTAGTCCAGAGGGATACCCCATACCAGGAGTGTTTGTGCCCCAGTGTGACACAGAAGGACAGTACACAACTCAGCAG TGCCATGGCTCCATTGGCTATTGTTGGTGTGTGGACAGGACTGGACAGGAAAGACCAGGAACCAGGACTCTACCTGGAACACCACGTGTGGACTGTAACAGACCAG TCCCGGTGCTGCCTACTCATCGCCCTGAGAGTGTGTGCGAGCGATGGAGGGCCAGTTTGATCGAGCACTACGGCGGCAAACCAGAACCTCAGCAATACGTGCCTCAGTGTGAACCAGACGGACACTTCAG TCCAGTCCAGTGTTACGGTGAGACCACTTATTGTTGGTGTGTGGACCAGGATGGACGGGAGGTTCCTGGGACCCGGTCCAATGATGTGGTCAAACCTGCTT GCATCGGTACAGTGGCTCCCCCCACCATACGTCCACTGCCGCGCCCAGACGTGACGCCTCCCACAAACTCTGACATCATACTACTGTACGCTCAGGGGCAGAAAATAGGAGCGCTGCCTCTCAACGGGACCAGACTGGAAGGATCCCGTTCCAAAACACTCCTGACACTACAC GGTTCGATAGTCGTTGGTATCGCCTATGACTGCAAAGAAAACCACGTCTATTGGACAGATTTGTCTGCAAGGACAATCAACAGAGCATCGATGTCCCCTGGAGCTGAGCCCGAGTTACTCATTAACACAA ACCTGGTCAGTCCGGAGGGTTTGGCAGTGGACGCCAAACGCAGGCAAATGTTCTGGGTCGACTCAAACCAGGATCTGATAGAAACCGCCAACCTAGATGGCAGCGGGAGACGGACCCTGTTTGACACAGACCTGGTGAACCCCCGGGCCATCATAGTGGTCTCTTCCACTGG CACTCTGTACTGGTCAGATTGGAACCGAGAGGCTCCTAAAATCGAGAGTTCGTCTGTGGATGGTCAGAACCGCAGAGTGGTGGTGTCTGATGGTATCGGATTGCCAAATGCATTGACGTACGACTCTTCCTCTGGACAAATCTGCTGGGCTGATGCAG gcaCAAAGCGTTTAGAGTGTGTGTCACCAGACGGCTCAGGTCGCAGAGTGATCCACCCCACCCTCAACTACCCATTCAGCATGGTCTACTACAGGAACCACTTCTACTACACTGACTGGAGGAG GGACGGAGTGATAACTGTGAGCAAAGACAGCAGTCAGATCACTGATGAATACCTGCCAGACCAGCGCTCTCACTTGTACGGCATCGCCATAGCATCCACCCACTGTCTACCAG gGAGCCACTAA